A stretch of Myroides oncorhynchi DNA encodes these proteins:
- a CDS encoding undecaprenyl-diphosphate phosphatase has translation MDLIQAILLAIVEGLTEYLPVSSTAHMIFVSSAYGIQEDEFVKLFQTAIQFGAILAVVALYWRKFLDFSKLNFYKKLVLAVIPALVLGKLFDEAIDKVLGETVYIAIMLIIGGIVLIFIDKYFKNPKTVREEDITVKQAITIGFWQCLAMMPGTSRSAASIIGGMQQGLSRQVAAEFSFFLAVPTMAAVTVYSIVLKKYESGRIGYEILLDNPDNMKLFLLGNVIAFVVSIVAIKFFIGIIKKYGFKPWGYYRIIAGAILLFYFGYLKQ, from the coding sequence ATGGATTTAATACAAGCTATCCTCCTAGCCATAGTAGAAGGACTAACTGAATATCTACCAGTATCTTCTACTGCTCACATGATATTCGTAAGTTCTGCTTATGGAATACAAGAAGACGAATTCGTTAAACTTTTTCAAACTGCTATACAGTTCGGAGCTATCCTAGCCGTTGTTGCACTATATTGGAGAAAGTTCCTTGACTTCAGTAAACTTAACTTTTACAAAAAACTAGTACTAGCGGTTATACCAGCTTTAGTTTTAGGTAAGTTATTTGACGAAGCCATAGACAAGGTTTTAGGAGAAACTGTATATATCGCTATTATGTTGATAATAGGTGGTATTGTATTAATATTTATAGACAAATACTTTAAGAACCCTAAGACAGTTAGAGAAGAAGATATCACTGTTAAACAAGCTATAACTATCGGTTTTTGGCAATGTCTAGCGATGATGCCTGGTACGAGTAGATCTGCTGCTTCTATCATCGGGGGTATGCAACAAGGTCTTTCTCGCCAAGTAGCTGCTGAGTTCTCATTCTTCTTAGCTGTTCCTACTATGGCAGCCGTGACTGTATATTCTATCGTATTAAAGAAATACGAATCAGGAAGAATAGGATACGAGATACTATTAGACAATCCAGATAATATGAAGTTATTCTTATTAGGTAACGTCATCGCGTTTGTTGTATCTATTGTCGCAATCAAATTCTTTATCGGAATTATCAAAAAATACGGTTTCAAACCATGGGGATACTACCGTATTATCGCTGGAGCTATACTATTATTCTACTTCGGATACCTTAAACAATAA
- the pyrH gene encoding UMP kinase produces MKYKRILLKLSGEALMGDQQYGIDPKKLAEYAAEVKKVHELGVEIAIVIGGGNIFRGVAGANVGMDRVQGDYMGMLATIINGMALQGALEAAGMLTRLQTALKIEAVAEPYIKRRAVRHLEKGRIVIFGAGTGNPYFTTDTAAVLRGVEINADVILKGTRVDGVYTADPEKDPTAIKYERISFSDCLTKGLNVMDTTAFTLSRENDLPIVVFDMNKEDNLLKVCQGNESVGTTVAVNIN; encoded by the coding sequence ATGAAGTACAAAAGAATTCTACTGAAATTAAGTGGAGAAGCTTTAATGGGTGATCAACAATACGGTATTGATCCTAAAAAACTAGCAGAGTATGCTGCTGAAGTAAAAAAAGTTCACGAATTAGGTGTTGAAATTGCAATTGTAATAGGGGGAGGAAATATTTTTAGAGGTGTTGCAGGTGCAAATGTAGGAATGGATCGTGTACAAGGTGATTATATGGGTATGTTAGCTACTATAATCAATGGTATGGCATTACAAGGAGCACTAGAGGCTGCTGGTATGCTAACTAGATTACAGACAGCTTTAAAAATAGAAGCTGTAGCAGAGCCTTATATCAAGAGAAGAGCTGTTCGTCACTTAGAAAAAGGAAGAATTGTAATCTTCGGAGCTGGAACAGGTAACCCATACTTCACTACAGATACAGCAGCTGTATTACGCGGTGTAGAGATTAATGCTGATGTAATCTTAAAAGGGACTAGAGTAGATGGTGTTTATACAGCTGATCCTGAAAAAGACCCTACAGCTATTAAATACGAAAGAATCTCTTTTAGTGACTGCTTAACAAAAGGACTAAATGTAATGGATACTACGGCATTTACTCTAAGTAGAGAAAATGACTTGCCTATAGTAGTATTCGATATGAATAAAGAAGATAATTTATTAAAAGTTTGCCAAGGTAACGAATCAGTAGGTACTACTGTTGCTGTAAACATTAATTAA
- the asnS gene encoding asparagine--tRNA ligase, whose protein sequence is MKHTKINDLLAGKGLLHEVKAKGWVKTFRNNQFIALNDGSTINNIQCVVDLDKFPAELLKKVHTGAAICVRGTLVESQGAGQSVEIQVESLKVYGEANPEEYPIQPKKHSLEFLRENAHLRIRTNMFGAIMRVRSVLSFAVHKYFQDNGFNYFNAPIITGSDAEGAGEMFRVTNLDLNNLPRTEEGQIDTKQDFFGKTTNLTVSGQLEAETYAMALGSVYTFGPTFRAENSNTSRHLAEFWMIEPEVAFNHLDDNMDLAEDFIKYVINYVLEKCADDLEFLDKRLFEEEKSKPQAERSEMSLLEKLRFVVENNFKRVSYTEAIDILRNCKPNKNKKFNYIIDGWGADLQSEHERYLVEKHFKCPVILFDYPADIKAFYMRMNEDGKTVRAMDILFPGIGEIVGGSEREERYDVLLEKIEKMGIDKEELWWYLDTRKFGTAPHSGFGLGFERLVLFVTGMTNIRDVIPFPRTPQNAEF, encoded by the coding sequence ATGAAACATACGAAAATTAACGATCTACTAGCGGGCAAAGGCCTACTTCATGAAGTCAAAGCAAAAGGATGGGTAAAAACGTTTAGAAATAACCAATTTATCGCCTTGAATGATGGGTCAACGATTAACAATATTCAATGTGTTGTTGATTTAGATAAATTCCCTGCAGAGTTGTTAAAAAAAGTACATACAGGGGCTGCAATTTGTGTTAGAGGGACACTAGTAGAGAGCCAAGGAGCAGGTCAATCAGTAGAGATACAAGTAGAGAGCTTAAAAGTATATGGTGAAGCTAATCCTGAAGAATACCCTATACAGCCTAAAAAGCATTCACTTGAATTCTTACGTGAGAATGCTCACTTAAGAATCCGTACAAATATGTTCGGAGCTATTATGAGAGTGCGTAGCGTACTATCTTTCGCTGTACACAAATACTTCCAAGACAACGGGTTTAACTACTTCAATGCACCTATCATCACTGGATCAGATGCTGAAGGAGCTGGAGAAATGTTTAGAGTAACTAACTTAGATCTAAACAACTTACCTCGTACAGAAGAAGGACAAATAGATACAAAACAAGATTTCTTCGGAAAGACAACTAACCTAACTGTATCGGGACAATTAGAAGCTGAGACTTATGCTATGGCATTAGGTTCAGTATATACATTTGGACCTACTTTCCGTGCTGAGAATTCTAATACTTCTCGTCACTTAGCAGAATTCTGGATGATCGAACCTGAAGTGGCATTTAACCATTTGGACGATAACATGGACTTAGCAGAAGACTTTATCAAATACGTAATAAACTACGTATTAGAGAAATGTGCAGATGACTTAGAGTTCTTAGATAAGCGTTTATTTGAAGAAGAGAAATCTAAGCCTCAAGCTGAGCGCAGTGAGATGTCATTGTTAGAAAAATTGCGTTTCGTAGTAGAGAACAACTTTAAACGTGTGAGTTACACTGAAGCGATTGATATCTTAAGAAACTGTAAGCCAAATAAGAATAAAAAATTCAACTATATCATCGATGGATGGGGTGCAGATTTACAAAGTGAGCATGAGCGTTACTTAGTAGAGAAACACTTTAAATGTCCAGTAATTTTATTTGATTACCCTGCTGACATCAAAGCGTTCTATATGAGAATGAATGAAGACGGCAAGACAGTAAGAGCGATGGATATATTATTCCCTGGGATCGGAGAGATCGTAGGAGGTTCTGAAAGAGAAGAGCGCTATGATGTTCTTTTAGAGAAAATAGAAAAGATGGGAATAGACAAAGAAGAATTATGGTGGTACTTAGACACTAGAAAATTCGGAACAGCTCCACATAGTGGTTTTGGTCTTGGTTTTGAGCGCCTTGTACTATTCGTAACAGGAATGACGAATATTAGAGACGTAATCCCTTTCCCTAGAACACCGCAAAACGCTGAGTTTTAA
- a CDS encoding cell division protein FtsX, translating into MASSYEKYQKRRLISSYFSVILSIFLVLFLLGSLCLFVINSKKISDNFRENIPMTIFIEKSTTKADLDKFGASLGKKNYIKEVKFVSKEDAAKEHQETLGEDFVEYLGFNPLQDSYDIHLKGEYVVNDSIDTILKELNTNTAISDIKYDKQLVDLVNENVDKVTQWVLILAAFLTVVSMLLINSSLRLLIFSSRFTIKTMQMVGATKRFIRRPFINHSMKLGIIGSILAIIAITALTFYADSKMPDLNINPKEDYMPLVIVSIGILVLGMLITSISTFFATQRFLNLKSDELY; encoded by the coding sequence ATGGCAAGCTCTTATGAAAAATATCAAAAGCGAAGATTAATCTCTTCTTATTTTTCTGTTATCCTTAGTATTTTCTTAGTGCTATTCCTTTTAGGATCACTATGCTTATTCGTTATTAACTCTAAAAAAATCTCAGATAACTTTAGAGAGAATATACCGATGACAATATTCATCGAAAAGAGCACTACCAAAGCTGATTTAGACAAATTCGGTGCATCATTAGGTAAAAAGAACTATATAAAAGAAGTAAAATTCGTTTCTAAAGAAGATGCTGCTAAAGAACATCAAGAAACACTAGGAGAGGACTTCGTAGAATATCTAGGTTTTAACCCATTACAAGATTCCTACGATATCCACCTTAAAGGTGAATATGTAGTGAATGATAGTATTGATACTATCCTTAAAGAATTAAATACAAACACAGCTATATCAGATATTAAATACGATAAACAACTAGTAGATTTAGTGAATGAGAATGTAGATAAAGTAACTCAATGGGTACTTATATTAGCAGCATTCCTAACTGTAGTATCAATGCTATTAATCAATAGTTCACTGCGTTTATTAATATTTTCTAGTCGATTCACGATTAAAACAATGCAAATGGTAGGTGCTACTAAGCGCTTCATTAGAAGACCATTTATTAATCACAGTATGAAACTAGGGATTATTGGTTCTATATTAGCTATTATTGCAATCACAGCACTTACTTTCTATGCAGACAGTAAGATGCCAGACTTAAACATCAATCCTAAAGAAGATTATATGCCATTAGTAATTGTATCTATTGGTATATTAGTACTTGGAATGCTTATTACTAGTATTAGTACATTCTTTGCTACACAAAGATTCTTAAACCTAAAATCAGACGAACTTTATTAA
- a CDS encoding patatin-like phospholipase family protein, translating into MKENKIGLVLSGGGYKGIAHAGVLQFLDEQNIKPDFLAGTSAGSIVSSLYAAGIEPKEILIFFKSVNLFNWQHFTLKKAGLIDVNTFDRYLKKVFGEMTLGELPIPVYINATNIVTGELHIFKKKTKVVDAILASSAFPGVFSPYQIGDKLYSDGGILNNFPIDIIKKKCDYIIGSNVTPIEEATPENLTSIKAVTIRAYELMTRMQNARQGQLCDWLIEPKELNMYSTFERSKKKMDEIYDLGYNTAKETFTENQHIFQKATP; encoded by the coding sequence ATGAAAGAGAACAAAATAGGATTAGTACTTTCTGGTGGAGGGTATAAAGGAATCGCTCATGCAGGAGTGTTACAGTTTCTAGACGAACAAAATATTAAACCCGACTTTCTAGCTGGTACAAGTGCAGGCTCTATTGTCTCTTCCTTATATGCTGCAGGTATAGAACCTAAAGAAATATTAATCTTCTTTAAGTCTGTCAACTTGTTTAACTGGCAACATTTTACTTTAAAAAAAGCAGGATTAATCGATGTGAATACTTTCGATAGATATCTAAAAAAAGTATTTGGAGAAATGACTTTAGGAGAACTACCTATCCCTGTATATATCAATGCAACAAATATCGTAACAGGTGAACTTCATATATTCAAGAAAAAAACAAAGGTAGTAGATGCTATATTGGCATCAAGTGCTTTCCCTGGTGTATTCTCTCCATACCAAATCGGAGACAAACTGTATAGTGATGGAGGTATATTAAACAACTTCCCCATAGACATAATCAAAAAAAAATGTGACTATATAATCGGTAGCAATGTCACACCAATAGAAGAAGCTACACCTGAGAACTTAACCTCTATCAAAGCTGTAACAATAAGAGCTTATGAACTTATGACTAGAATGCAAAATGCAAGACAAGGCCAACTATGTGACTGGCTAATAGAACCGAAAGAGCTAAACATGTATTCAACCTTCGAAAGAAGTAAGAAAAAAATGGATGAAATTTATGATTTAGGTTACAATACTGCTAAAGAGACATTTACAGAGAATCAACATATTTTTCAAAAAGCTACCCCATAG
- a CDS encoding Glu/Leu/Phe/Val dehydrogenase dimerization domain-containing protein, whose protein sequence is MTTKIYSPEELKTMAPVFGQVSFDNHEQIVFCHDKESGLKAIIGIHNTTLGPALGGTRMWNYASEWEALNDVLRLSRGMTYKSAISGLDLGGGKAVIMGDSKKDKNPELIKAFAHYVNSLSGRYITAEDVGSTTADMDLIHTITPHVTGISESLGGSGNPSPVTAYGVFMGLKAAVNFQFGTDNLEGKKVLVQGIGNVGETLVKHLTEHGAIVTITDINEERVTEVAKKYNTKIFRGTDLYLEDVDIYAPCALGATINDDSIEKLKAKVIAGAANNQLAIEAIHGKRLQERGIVYAPDFLINAGGIINVFGEIANYGLDEALKRTENIYNTTLAVLNYAKEHNITSQQAAMKKAEDRINSTKK, encoded by the coding sequence ATGACTACAAAAATCTATTCGCCAGAAGAGTTAAAAACTATGGCACCAGTATTTGGACAAGTTTCATTTGACAATCACGAGCAAATCGTATTTTGTCACGACAAAGAGTCTGGATTAAAAGCAATCATCGGTATACACAACACTACATTAGGCCCTGCATTAGGAGGCACTAGAATGTGGAACTACGCTTCAGAATGGGAAGCACTAAATGATGTACTACGACTATCTAGAGGTATGACCTATAAATCTGCTATATCAGGGTTAGACCTTGGCGGAGGAAAAGCAGTAATCATGGGAGATTCTAAAAAAGACAAAAATCCTGAATTGATTAAAGCATTCGCTCATTACGTAAATTCTTTAAGTGGTCGATATATTACTGCAGAGGATGTAGGATCTACTACTGCTGACATGGATTTAATTCACACTATTACACCTCACGTAACGGGTATATCTGAAAGTTTAGGCGGATCAGGTAATCCATCACCCGTAACAGCCTATGGTGTATTTATGGGACTTAAAGCTGCTGTTAACTTCCAATTTGGAACAGATAACTTAGAAGGTAAAAAAGTTCTTGTACAAGGTATTGGTAATGTAGGTGAAACTTTAGTAAAACACCTAACTGAACACGGTGCCATAGTAACAATCACAGATATTAATGAAGAAAGAGTAACAGAAGTAGCTAAAAAATACAATACTAAAATATTCAGAGGTACAGATTTATATCTCGAAGATGTAGATATCTATGCTCCATGTGCTCTAGGGGCAACAATCAATGACGATTCTATCGAAAAACTCAAAGCAAAAGTTATTGCTGGTGCAGCTAATAACCAATTAGCAATTGAAGCAATACACGGTAAACGTCTACAAGAACGTGGCATCGTATACGCTCCAGACTTTTTAATCAATGCTGGAGGTATAATTAATGTTTTTGGAGAGATAGCAAACTATGGGTTAGATGAGGCTTTAAAACGCACTGAAAATATCTATAATACAACTTTAGCAGTACTAAACTATGCTAAAGAACACAACATTACTTCTCAACAAGCTGCAATGAAAAAAGCAGAAGACAGAATCAATAGCACAAAAAAATAA
- the frr gene encoding ribosome recycling factor, translating to MTEEINLIIDAAKESMDNTVAHLDKSLLNIRAGKASPQMLGAVFVDYYGSPTPLSQVANVNAADARTLTVTPWEKAMLQPIEKAIMIANLGLNPMNNGDNIIINIPALTEERRKDLAKQAKTEADDAKIGIRNSRKDANNDIKKEEKNGTSEDICKDAEERVQKLTDGYIKKIDDILAVKEAEIMKV from the coding sequence ATGACAGAAGAAATCAATTTAATAATCGACGCTGCCAAAGAGTCTATGGATAACACTGTAGCTCACTTAGATAAATCACTATTAAACATCCGTGCAGGAAAAGCTTCTCCACAGATGTTAGGAGCTGTATTCGTAGACTACTACGGCTCTCCGACTCCACTATCTCAGGTAGCTAATGTTAATGCTGCTGATGCGCGTACACTAACAGTGACTCCTTGGGAGAAAGCAATGTTACAACCTATAGAAAAAGCAATCATGATTGCTAACTTAGGGTTAAACCCAATGAATAATGGTGATAACATTATCATTAACATACCTGCCCTAACAGAAGAAAGACGTAAGGACTTAGCGAAACAAGCTAAAACAGAGGCTGATGATGCTAAAATCGGTATTAGAAATTCTCGTAAAGATGCTAATAACGATATCAAAAAAGAAGAAAAAAATGGAACATCGGAAGACATCTGTAAAGATGCTGAAGAAAGAGTTCAGAAACTAACTGATGGTTACATCAAAAAAATAGATGATATTCTTGCTGTTAAAGAAGCAGAAATCATGAAAGTTTAA
- the truB gene encoding tRNA pseudouridine(55) synthase TruB, producing the protein MIQYNKEAFQEGQILLIDKPLTWSSFQAVNKIKWLLKKHFELKKIKVGHAGTLDPLASGLLIICTGKFTKQISELQGQIKEYTGTITLGGTTPSYDLETEIDQTYPTEHITDSVLDEARVSFIGTIEQRPPIFSALKKDGKRLYEHARKGEEVEIPTRPITIEEFELTKVEMPDVDFRTVCSKGTYIRSLAYDFGLKVNSGAHLSALRRTKIGDFDVANAVTPEQFEEQLLKALGIDTPVQE; encoded by the coding sequence ATGATACAATACAATAAAGAAGCCTTCCAAGAAGGGCAAATACTCTTAATAGACAAACCGCTTACTTGGTCATCGTTTCAGGCTGTGAACAAGATTAAATGGCTATTAAAAAAACACTTTGAATTGAAGAAAATTAAAGTAGGACACGCAGGAACACTAGATCCATTAGCGTCAGGACTACTGATTATCTGTACAGGTAAATTCACTAAACAAATCAGTGAACTACAAGGGCAAATCAAAGAATACACAGGTACGATCACTTTAGGTGGAACTACTCCATCTTACGACTTAGAGACAGAGATAGACCAGACCTATCCTACAGAACATATCACTGATAGCGTATTAGACGAAGCTAGAGTATCATTCATCGGTACGATAGAACAACGTCCACCTATCTTCTCTGCTCTTAAGAAAGACGGTAAACGACTTTATGAGCACGCTCGTAAAGGAGAAGAAGTAGAGATACCTACTCGTCCGATCACGATTGAAGAGTTCGAATTAACTAAAGTAGAGATGCCTGATGTAGATTTTAGAACAGTATGTTCTAAAGGTACATACATCAGATCTCTAGCGTATGACTTCGGTCTTAAAGTTAATTCAGGAGCACACTTAAGTGCATTACGCAGAACTAAAATAGGTGACTTCGATGTTGCAAATGCTGTTACTCCAGAACAATTTGAAGAACAGTTATTAAAAGCACTAGGCATCGACACTCCAGTACAAGAGTAA
- a CDS encoding YiiX/YebB-like N1pC/P60 family cysteine hydrolase yields the protein MRIILLFFLSTQLIWSQQTDYKEGDFIFQNINCGPLCEAINEVTHGYNNINFNHIGMIIEHEGTLQVIEATWPEVCITPLDKFIAKNVEAQYIGRLLPEYQGLITDAKAFTIAQVGLPYDVNYLMNNSKYYCSELIYDAFKSANNNEEVFRLFPMTYKSKKTNEFFPVWLDYFENLNQEVPEGLQGCNPAGMSLSDKIVILGAL from the coding sequence ATGCGTATTATATTATTATTTTTTCTTAGTACTCAACTTATTTGGTCTCAACAAACAGATTATAAAGAAGGAGATTTCATCTTTCAAAACATCAATTGCGGTCCGTTATGCGAAGCGATTAATGAAGTTACTCATGGCTATAACAACATTAACTTTAATCATATCGGTATGATTATAGAACATGAAGGAACATTACAAGTCATAGAAGCAACTTGGCCTGAAGTGTGTATCACTCCACTTGATAAGTTTATTGCTAAGAACGTAGAAGCCCAGTATATAGGGAGATTACTACCTGAATATCAAGGATTGATTACTGATGCCAAAGCCTTTACTATAGCACAAGTGGGACTTCCTTATGATGTAAATTATCTAATGAATAATAGTAAATACTACTGTTCTGAGCTGATATACGACGCATTTAAAAGTGCCAATAATAATGAAGAAGTATTTAGACTCTTCCCAATGACCTACAAGTCTAAAAAGACAAATGAATTCTTTCCTGTTTGGCTAGATTACTTTGAAAATCTGAATCAAGAAGTTCCAGAAGGATTACAAGGATGTAACCCAGCAGGTATGTCTTTATCTGATAAGATAGTTATTCTAGGCGCATTATGA
- a CDS encoding thioredoxin family protein → MINIDPKYIEKSLSYNEFRHYVTEALATDKSILNLEDDYLAYAELNEARLHRLDKTMKVEEEVIAKLAGLKKKYTWIVISESWCGDAAQIVPILNKMAESTDNIELRIVFRDQNLELMDAFLTNGGRAIPKLIIVEQDTLKVLGDWGPRPILAQKVVTDYKATHGVVDEAGKVALQMWYTKDKGHEVQKEVIELMTSFI, encoded by the coding sequence ATGATAAACATTGATCCAAAATACATTGAGAAAAGTTTAAGTTATAATGAGTTTCGTCACTATGTGACTGAAGCACTCGCTACTGATAAGAGTATTTTGAACTTAGAAGATGATTATTTGGCTTATGCAGAACTGAATGAAGCTAGATTACATAGGCTTGACAAAACGATGAAAGTAGAGGAAGAAGTAATTGCTAAATTAGCGGGATTAAAGAAGAAATACACTTGGATTGTTATCTCTGAGAGCTGGTGTGGTGATGCGGCGCAAATAGTGCCTATACTTAACAAGATGGCTGAGTCAACTGATAATATCGAATTAAGAATAGTATTTAGAGATCAGAATCTTGAATTGATGGATGCTTTTCTTACTAATGGAGGTAGAGCTATTCCAAAGTTGATCATAGTAGAACAGGATACTTTAAAAGTATTAGGAGATTGGGGACCAAGACCTATACTGGCTCAGAAAGTTGTCACTGATTATAAAGCTACTCATGGGGTAGTAGATGAAGCAGGTAAAGTAGCACTGCAAATGTGGTATACTAAAGATAAAGGACATGAAGTACAGAAAGAGGTAATAGAATTAATGACTTCTTTTATTTAA
- a CDS encoding DUF3098 domain-containing protein encodes MKDQDQNKDTLLFSKKNYIILLVSIALVALSFFLMAGATNDVPTEFNEDIYSFRRIHLAPAVFFIAMGVAIYAIFKKDNK; translated from the coding sequence ATGAAAGATCAAGATCAAAACAAGGATACTCTTCTTTTCTCTAAGAAGAACTACATCATTCTACTAGTAAGTATTGCACTTGTTGCACTAAGTTTTTTCTTAATGGCAGGAGCTACTAATGATGTACCAACAGAATTTAATGAAGACATCTACAGCTTTAGACGTATACACTTAGCACCAGCTGTATTCTTTATCGCTATGGGAGTAGCAATCTACGCAATATTCAAAAAAGATAACAAATAA